One part of the Mustela erminea isolate mMusErm1 chromosome 11, mMusErm1.Pri, whole genome shotgun sequence genome encodes these proteins:
- the TEX47 gene encoding testis-expressed protein 47 has translation MTFPGHIRKPNKRAFPVESPLMPQIPRGNFLHLQEEKQRLQLKKFLLHRMFLVAELTANTEKKDIADYYEQVFQSILKHHLGETVTGFLLVYPTSILHILESSSSTLYRILLDYLSHQKSETEFFIRGMRIIVVSHNIPTRLFMQWHISVIKVPVMYLDDVTQTQSVEEVITEFLTQTHKLALHLLKTVKVGAKGPGDNLHQLAPELLIPEQIIKYLYKSEEFMDPETFINTYNKPIHVTLDSEVIWPAPTYF, from the coding sequence ATGACTTTCCCAGGCCATATCAGAAAGCCCAATAAAAGGGCTTTTCCAGTAGAATCTCCTCTAATGCCACAAATTCCACGTGGCAATTTCTTACATCTTCAGGAGGAGAAACAAAGACTACAGCTAAAGAAATTCCTTCTTCATAGGATGTTTCTAGTGGCCGAGCTAAcagcaaacacagaaaaaaaagatattgctgACTACTACGAACAAGTGTTTCagtcaattttaaaacatcaccTAGGAGAAACAGTGACAGGGTTTTTGCTGGTATATCCTACTTCTATTCTGCATATCCTTGAGAGCTCCAGCAGTACACTTTATCGAATTCTTTTAGATTATCTGAGTcatcaaaagagtgaaactgaatTCTTTATCCGAGGGATGAGAATTATCGTTGTGTCCCATAACATCCCAACCAGACTCTTCATGCAATGGCATATTTCAGTAATAAAAGTTCCAGTCATGTATCTCGATGATGTGACACAGACACAATCCGTGGAAGAGGTCATCACAGAATTTCTCACTCAGACTCATAAACTGGCACTCCATCTTTTAAAGACGGTTAAAGTGGGTGCTAAAGGACCAGGAGATaatctgcaccaacttgcacctGAACTGCTCATCCCAGAACAAATAATAAAGTACTTATACAAATCTGAAGAATTCATGGATCCAGAAACTTTCATAAACACATATAACAAACCCATACATGTCACTTTGGATTCCGAGGTGATATGGCCTGCTCCGACTTATTTCTAG